A section of the Pseudomonas prosekii genome encodes:
- a CDS encoding ABC transporter ATP-binding protein, with product MSEVVLSVEKLMMHFGGIKALSDVSLKVHRNSIFALIGPNGAGKTTVFNCLTGFYKASGGKIELNVRGQQTNVIQLLGESFKAVDFVSPKSFLSRMYYKMFGGTHLVNRAGLARTFQNIRLFKEMSVLENLLVAQHMWVNRNMLAGILNTKGYRKAESDALDHAFYWLEVVDLVDCANRLAGELSYGQQRRLEIARAMCTRPQIICLDEPAAGLNPQETEALSAMIRLLRDEHDLTVVLIEHDMGMVMSISDHIVVLDHGIVIAEGGPEAIRNDPKVIAAYLGADEEEVVL from the coding sequence ATGAGCGAAGTCGTACTCTCGGTCGAGAAACTGATGATGCACTTCGGCGGCATCAAGGCATTGAGCGATGTCAGCCTGAAAGTCCACCGCAACTCGATCTTCGCCCTGATCGGCCCCAACGGCGCCGGCAAAACCACGGTGTTCAACTGCCTGACCGGTTTCTACAAGGCTTCGGGCGGCAAGATCGAACTCAACGTGCGTGGCCAGCAAACCAACGTCATCCAGTTGCTCGGTGAATCGTTCAAAGCGGTGGATTTCGTTTCGCCGAAATCCTTCCTCAGCCGCATGTACTACAAGATGTTCGGCGGCACCCACCTGGTGAACCGCGCAGGCCTGGCGCGCACGTTCCAGAACATTCGCCTGTTCAAGGAAATGTCGGTGCTGGAAAACCTGCTGGTGGCGCAACACATGTGGGTCAACCGCAACATGCTCGCCGGCATCCTCAACACCAAGGGCTATCGCAAGGCTGAAAGCGATGCGCTGGACCACGCCTTCTATTGGCTGGAAGTGGTGGACCTGGTGGACTGCGCCAACCGTCTGGCCGGCGAGTTGTCCTACGGTCAGCAACGTCGTCTGGAAATCGCCCGGGCCATGTGCACGCGGCCGCAGATCATTTGCCTCGACGAACCGGCAGCGGGCCTCAACCCGCAGGAAACCGAAGCGCTGAGCGCGATGATCCGGTTGTTGCGCGATGAGCACGACCTGACCGTGGTGCTGATCGAACACGACATGGGCATGGTCATGAGCATTTCCGACCACATCGTGGTGCTCGACCACGGCATCGTCATTGCCGAGGGCGGCCCCGAGGCGATTCGCAATGACCCGAAAGTGATCGCGGCCTACCTGGGCGCGGATGAAGAGGAAGTGGTGCTATGA
- the amaA gene encoding L-pipecolate oxidase produces the protein MPLREECLWEKLTPQRPDNAALKGEVTVDVCVIGAGFTGLSAAVHLREAGKSVCVLEAHRAGQGGSGRNVGLVNAGMWIPPDEIEAGFGEAVGSQLNRMLGAAPALVFSLVDKYKIDCQLRREGTLHMAHNARGEADLRSREQQWKRRGAPVELLTGQACEQATGTRKIAAALLDRRAGTINPMAYTTGLANAAKNLGAQMFDHSPVTRLERQGQRWSVQTAQGLVLADQVVIASNAYTEGDWTELRRNFFPGYYYQVASVPLTEDAAQQILPGGQGSWDTRQVLSSIRRDKDGRLLLGSLGNGNQKPAWFLKAWADRVQQHYFPYLKPVEWECTWTGCIAFTPDHLMRLFEPAPGLVAVTGYNGRGVTTGTVVGKAFADYLCNGNPQALPIPFAPMQPLAGVGLRSCLYEAGFSLYHAGQCLRIVI, from the coding sequence ATGCCGTTACGCGAAGAGTGTCTGTGGGAAAAACTGACGCCGCAAAGGCCTGATAACGCGGCGCTGAAGGGCGAAGTAACGGTTGATGTCTGTGTCATCGGCGCCGGGTTCACCGGGCTGTCGGCGGCGGTGCATTTGCGCGAGGCGGGTAAGAGCGTTTGCGTGCTCGAAGCGCATCGCGCCGGGCAGGGCGGTTCCGGGCGCAACGTCGGGCTGGTCAATGCCGGGATGTGGATTCCCCCGGACGAGATCGAAGCCGGTTTTGGTGAAGCGGTCGGCAGCCAACTCAACCGCATGCTCGGCGCCGCGCCAGCGCTGGTGTTCAGCCTGGTCGACAAATATAAAATCGATTGCCAGTTGCGCCGCGAAGGCACGTTGCACATGGCGCACAACGCCCGTGGCGAAGCCGATTTGCGCAGTCGTGAACAACAATGGAAACGCCGCGGCGCGCCGGTCGAGTTGTTGACCGGGCAAGCCTGCGAACAGGCGACCGGAACCCGGAAAATCGCCGCCGCGCTGCTCGATCGGCGTGCCGGCACGATCAACCCGATGGCCTACACCACCGGACTGGCCAACGCCGCGAAAAACCTCGGCGCGCAGATGTTCGATCATTCGCCGGTCACCCGCCTCGAACGCCAGGGCCAACGCTGGTCAGTGCAAACTGCGCAAGGCTTGGTGCTCGCCGATCAAGTGGTGATCGCCTCCAACGCCTACACCGAAGGCGACTGGACCGAACTGCGGCGCAATTTCTTCCCCGGCTATTACTACCAAGTGGCCTCGGTGCCGCTGACCGAAGACGCCGCGCAACAGATTCTGCCCGGCGGTCAAGGCTCCTGGGACACGCGCCAAGTGCTCAGCAGCATTCGTCGCGACAAGGACGGGCGGTTGCTGCTCGGCAGTCTCGGCAATGGCAATCAGAAACCGGCGTGGTTCCTCAAGGCCTGGGCCGATCGCGTCCAGCAGCACTATTTCCCCTACCTCAAACCGGTTGAATGGGAATGCACCTGGACCGGTTGCATCGCGTTTACTCCGGATCACCTGATGCGCCTGTTCGAACCGGCGCCGGGACTGGTGGCCGTCACCGGTTACAACGGGCGCGGCGTGACTACCGGGACGGTGGTCGGCAAGGCGTTTGCCGATTATTTGTGTAACGGAAATCCTCAGGCATTGCCGATTCCCTTCGCGCCGATGCAGCCATTGGCCGGTGTCGGCCTGCGCAGCTGTTTATACGAGGCGGGTTTTTCGCTGTATCACGCAGGCCAGTGCCTGCGGATCGTTATCTGA
- a CDS encoding HupE/UreJ family protein — MTLKRILGALALLLTPAIALAHPGHGDNGLIAGISHPIFGLDHLLAMLAVGLWAAQQQGAARWALPCTFVGTMLIGGMLGFEGLGLPALESGIAASVLALGLAVALAVRPPLSMAVGATALFALFHGVAHGLELPEMSSPWAYAAGFVVATAALHAAGYALVRVLPTAAAPVIRLAGAASAATGVWLLAG; from the coding sequence ATGACACTCAAACGCATCCTCGGCGCCCTCGCCCTGCTGCTGACTCCGGCGATCGCTCTGGCCCACCCGGGCCACGGCGACAACGGCTTGATCGCCGGGATCAGCCACCCGATTTTCGGCCTCGATCACTTGCTGGCGATGCTCGCGGTGGGTTTGTGGGCGGCGCAGCAACAAGGCGCGGCGCGTTGGGCGCTGCCGTGCACGTTCGTCGGCACCATGCTGATCGGCGGCATGCTCGGTTTTGAAGGGCTGGGCCTGCCGGCGCTGGAGAGCGGGATTGCCGCGTCGGTGCTCGCGCTGGGCCTGGCCGTGGCGCTGGCGGTGCGTCCGCCGCTGAGCATGGCGGTCGGTGCGACGGCGTTGTTTGCGCTGTTTCATGGCGTGGCGCATGGTCTGGAATTGCCCGAGATGTCCAGCCCATGGGCCTATGCCGCCGGTTTTGTGGTGGCGACTGCGGCGCTGCACGCGGCGGGTTATGCGCTGGTGCGCGTGCTGCCGACAGCAGCGGCGCCGGTGATTCGCCTCGCGGGCGCGGCGTCGGCGGCGACTGGGGTGTGGTTGCTGGCGGGCTGA
- a CDS encoding AGE family epimerase/isomerase, with protein sequence MLSVSRSASQPELTALFASVQQHFEDVIVPLWQGPGWNADMALPYEALDAEHQPLPPQRYRAMACARQLYLFSSLIGQVPAAEERAAALFRSLQQHFHDAEHGGWFHSIDAQGAPLDQRKDLYTHAFILFACAHYWDKVREPLVESVLNAALQVIAQRFATDDGLYEASLERDWSSLNSGPLQNPLMHLAEAFLATLSVREDAAAEDALLKLCTAMQEQFVDPQTRVLMEKPLGAVDNWFEPGHQFEWYFLLESSPLLRGSQLHESLDRAFALTERLGVAEHSGAVLAMLDLQDGGSAKDSTQRIWAQAEYLRALTLRPHSEAPVLRQLQALQQRFLHVGGWFECRDEAGEVSRKDMPSTTPYHLATCYRGLVEYLR encoded by the coding sequence ATGCTTTCTGTTTCCCGCTCCGCCTCCCAGCCTGAATTGACCGCCCTGTTCGCCTCGGTGCAACAGCATTTCGAGGACGTGATCGTGCCGCTCTGGCAAGGTCCCGGCTGGAACGCTGATATGGCGTTGCCGTATGAAGCGCTGGACGCCGAGCATCAGCCGTTGCCCCCGCAGCGCTATCGAGCGATGGCTTGCGCGCGTCAGCTGTACCTGTTTTCCAGCCTGATTGGCCAAGTGCCAGCGGCGGAGGAGCGTGCGGCGGCGCTGTTTCGTTCGTTGCAGCAGCACTTTCACGATGCCGAGCACGGTGGCTGGTTCCACAGCATCGATGCGCAAGGCGCGCCGCTGGATCAGCGCAAAGACCTCTACACCCACGCCTTCATCCTGTTCGCCTGCGCCCATTATTGGGACAAGGTGCGCGAGCCCCTGGTGGAATCGGTGCTCAACGCCGCGCTGCAAGTCATCGCACAACGTTTTGCCACGGACGACGGTCTGTACGAAGCCAGCCTTGAGCGTGACTGGTCGTCGCTGAACAGCGGCCCGCTGCAAAACCCGCTGATGCATCTGGCCGAAGCCTTCCTCGCCACGCTGTCGGTGCGCGAAGACGCCGCCGCCGAGGACGCGCTGCTGAAGTTATGCACAGCCATGCAGGAGCAATTCGTCGATCCGCAGACCCGTGTGTTGATGGAGAAACCGTTGGGCGCTGTGGATAACTGGTTTGAGCCGGGGCATCAGTTCGAGTGGTATTTCCTGCTGGAGTCGTCGCCGTTGCTGCGCGGTTCGCAGTTGCATGAATCGCTGGACCGGGCCTTCGCACTCACCGAGCGCCTCGGCGTCGCTGAACACAGCGGCGCGGTGCTGGCGATGCTTGATCTGCAGGACGGTGGCAGCGCCAAGGATTCGACTCAACGCATCTGGGCGCAGGCTGAATACCTGCGCGCGCTGACGTTGCGCCCACACAGCGAAGCGCCGGTGCTGCGCCAGTTGCAGGCGTTGCAGCAGCGTTTTCTGCATGTCGGCGGCTGGTTCGAATGCCGCGATGAAGCGGGTGAAGTCAGCCGCAAGGACATGCCTTCGACCACGCCTTATCATTTGGCGACTTGTTATCGTGGGTTGGTTGAATATCTGCGCTAA
- a CDS encoding branched-chain amino acid ABC transporter substrate-binding protein: MSQTFYKKGFLALAVAAALGVSAFAQADVKIGVAGPMTGANAAFGEQYMKGAQAAADAVNAAGGVNGEKIVLVKGDDACEPKQAVTVAKDLSNQKVAGVVGHFCSSSTIPASEIYDEAGIIAITPGSTNPAVTERGLSAMFRMCGRDDQQGIVAGDYIVDVLKGKKVVVLHDKDTYGQGLADATKAQLAKRGVTPVLYEGLTRGEKDFSTIVTKIRGAGADVVYFGGLHPEAGPLVRQLREQGLKDVKFMSDDGIVTDELVTTAGGPQFVDGVLMTFGADPRLLPDSKTVVDEFRKAGTEPEGYTLYAYASVQTLAAAFNGAKSNSGEKAAEWLKKNPVKTVMGEKTWDAKGDLKVSDYVVYQWDKDGKYHQLEKQK; the protein is encoded by the coding sequence ATGTCCCAGACGTTTTACAAAAAAGGCTTTCTGGCCCTCGCAGTGGCAGCTGCGTTGGGTGTTTCTGCGTTTGCACAGGCTGACGTAAAAATCGGTGTGGCGGGTCCAATGACGGGCGCCAACGCAGCATTTGGCGAGCAGTACATGAAGGGTGCACAGGCAGCAGCCGATGCGGTCAACGCAGCGGGCGGCGTCAACGGGGAAAAAATCGTGCTGGTGAAGGGCGATGACGCCTGCGAACCGAAACAGGCTGTAACGGTCGCCAAGGACCTGAGCAACCAGAAAGTGGCAGGCGTGGTCGGTCACTTCTGCTCCTCGTCGACCATCCCGGCCTCCGAGATCTACGACGAAGCGGGCATCATCGCTATCACCCCTGGCTCGACCAACCCGGCCGTCACCGAGCGCGGCTTGAGCGCAATGTTCCGCATGTGCGGGCGTGATGACCAACAAGGCATCGTTGCCGGCGACTACATCGTCGACGTGCTCAAGGGCAAAAAAGTTGTGGTCCTGCACGACAAGGACACCTACGGCCAAGGCCTCGCGGACGCGACCAAGGCGCAACTGGCCAAGCGCGGCGTAACGCCTGTGCTGTATGAAGGCCTGACCCGCGGCGAGAAAGACTTCAGCACCATCGTCACCAAGATCCGCGGCGCTGGCGCCGATGTCGTGTACTTCGGTGGTCTGCACCCGGAAGCCGGTCCTCTGGTCCGTCAACTGCGTGAGCAAGGCCTGAAAGACGTCAAGTTCATGTCCGACGACGGCATCGTCACCGACGAACTGGTGACCACCGCTGGCGGCCCGCAATTTGTCGATGGCGTGCTGATGACATTCGGCGCCGACCCGCGTCTGCTGCCGGACAGCAAGACCGTTGTGGACGAGTTCCGCAAGGCCGGCACCGAGCCTGAAGGCTACACGCTGTACGCCTACGCTTCGGTTCAGACCCTGGCTGCCGCGTTCAACGGCGCCAAATCCAACAGCGGCGAAAAAGCGGCTGAATGGCTGAAGAAAAACCCGGTGAAAACCGTGATGGGCGAGAAGACCTGGGACGCCAAGGGCGACCTGAAAGTCTCCGACTACGTGGTTTACCAGTGGGACAAGGACGGCAAATACCACCAGCTGGAAAAACAGAAGTAA
- a CDS encoding ABC transporter ATP-binding protein, whose translation MSQPILELKDLDVFYGPIQALKKVSLQINEGETVSLIGSNGAGKSTLLMSIFGQPRAASGQIIYQGVDITHKSSHYIASHGIAQSPEGRRVFPDMTVEENLLMGTIPIGDKYAKEDMQRMFELFPRLEERRTQRAMTMSGGEQQMLAIARALMSRPKLLLLDEPSLGLAPIVVKQIFSTLRELAKTGMTIFLVEQNANHALKLSDRAYVMVNGEIRLSGTGKELLVNEEVRNAYLGGH comes from the coding sequence ATGAGCCAACCCATCCTCGAACTGAAGGATCTGGATGTGTTTTACGGGCCGATCCAGGCCCTGAAAAAAGTCTCGCTGCAAATCAACGAAGGTGAAACCGTCAGCCTGATCGGCTCCAACGGCGCCGGCAAGTCGACCCTGCTGATGTCGATCTTCGGCCAGCCACGGGCGGCGAGTGGGCAAATCATCTATCAAGGCGTGGACATCACCCACAAGTCGTCGCACTACATCGCCTCGCACGGCATCGCGCAATCGCCGGAAGGGCGGCGGGTGTTCCCCGACATGACCGTCGAGGAAAACCTGCTGATGGGCACCATTCCCATCGGCGACAAGTACGCCAAGGAAGACATGCAACGGATGTTCGAGCTGTTTCCACGGCTCGAAGAGCGGCGCACCCAGCGGGCCATGACCATGTCCGGCGGCGAGCAGCAAATGCTCGCGATCGCCCGTGCATTGATGAGCCGACCGAAGTTGTTGTTGCTGGATGAACCGAGCCTGGGCCTGGCGCCGATTGTGGTGAAACAGATCTTCTCGACGTTGCGCGAACTGGCGAAAACCGGGATGACCATCTTCCTGGTCGAGCAGAACGCCAACCACGCGCTGAAACTGTCGGACCGCGCGTACGTGATGGTCAACGGCGAGATTCGTCTCTCCGGCACCGGCAAGGAATTGCTGGTCAATGAAGAGGTGCGCAACGCTTATCTGGGCGGGCATTGA
- the livM gene encoding high-affinity branched-chain amino acid ABC transporter permease LivM, giving the protein MSSTTQKSIDVKKSLVDAILAGLVALIVFGPIVGVVLDGYGFNLETTRVAWIVAIVMAGRFALSLFLQTSKGLRILEGFESTGSGVHVLPPDYKTRLRWIIPILIVVAVVFPFFSNSYLLGVVILGLIYVLLGLGLNIVVGLAGLLDLGYVAFYAIGAYGLALGYQYLGLGFWTVLPLAAITAGLAGCILGFPVLRLHGDYLAIVTLGFGEIIRLVLNNWLSLTGGPNGMAAPLPTFFGLEFGKRAKEGGVPFHEFFGIAYNPDVKYYFIYAVLFLVVLAVLYIKHRLVKMPVGRAWEALREDEIACRSMGLNHVLVKLSAFTIGASTAGLAGVFFATYQGFVNPTSFTFFESALILAIVVLGGMGSTIGVVIAAFVLTVAPELLRGFAEYRVLLFGILMVLMMIWRPRGLIRISRTGVTPRKGVAP; this is encoded by the coding sequence ATGTCTTCAACCACTCAAAAAAGCATTGATGTCAAAAAAAGCCTGGTTGACGCGATTCTTGCCGGCCTTGTTGCCCTGATTGTGTTCGGCCCGATTGTCGGCGTGGTCCTCGACGGCTACGGCTTCAACCTGGAAACCACGCGCGTGGCGTGGATTGTCGCCATCGTCATGGCCGGTCGGTTTGCCCTGAGCCTGTTCCTGCAAACGTCGAAAGGCCTGCGCATTCTCGAAGGCTTTGAAAGCACTGGCTCCGGGGTTCATGTACTGCCGCCCGATTACAAAACCCGACTGCGCTGGATCATTCCGATCCTGATCGTCGTCGCCGTGGTGTTTCCGTTTTTCTCCAACTCCTACCTGCTGGGCGTGGTCATTCTCGGTTTGATCTACGTGTTGCTGGGCCTGGGCCTGAACATCGTGGTCGGTCTGGCCGGGCTGCTCGACCTGGGTTACGTGGCGTTCTACGCGATTGGCGCTTACGGTCTGGCACTCGGTTATCAATACCTCGGCTTGGGTTTCTGGACCGTGCTGCCACTGGCGGCGATCACTGCGGGCCTGGCCGGTTGCATCCTCGGTTTCCCGGTGTTGCGTCTGCACGGTGACTATCTGGCCATCGTGACGTTGGGTTTCGGTGAAATCATCCGTCTGGTGCTCAACAACTGGCTGTCGCTGACCGGCGGCCCGAATGGCATGGCGGCCCCGTTGCCGACATTCTTTGGCCTCGAATTCGGCAAACGTGCGAAGGAGGGCGGCGTCCCGTTCCATGAGTTCTTCGGCATCGCCTACAACCCGGATGTGAAGTATTACTTCATTTACGCGGTGTTGTTCCTGGTGGTTCTGGCCGTGCTGTACATCAAGCATCGGTTGGTCAAAATGCCGGTCGGCCGCGCCTGGGAAGCGCTGCGCGAAGACGAAATCGCTTGCCGCTCGATGGGCCTGAACCACGTGCTGGTGAAGCTCTCGGCGTTCACCATCGGCGCTTCGACGGCGGGTCTGGCCGGGGTGTTCTTTGCGACTTACCAAGGCTTCGTCAACCCGACCTCGTTCACTTTCTTCGAATCGGCATTGATCCTCGCCATCGTCGTTCTCGGCGGCATGGGCTCGACCATCGGCGTGGTGATCGCAGCGTTCGTGCTGACCGTTGCCCCGGAACTGCTGCGTGGCTTTGCCGAATACCGCGTGTTGCTGTTCGGCATCCTGATGGTGTTGATGATGATCTGGCGCCCGCGTGGCTTGATCCGGATCAGTCGTACCGGTGTGACACCGCGTAAAGGAGTAGCGCCATGA
- a CDS encoding cation diffusion facilitator family transporter gives MSNRGEQSLLKQSTILMFAVAIAGIVTGFVSGAQSILFDGFFSLIATFIKVLMLITAKLIAKESNHRFQFGYWHLEPMVLLIEGSFLFLIAIYAFLNGVFGIINGGREIELGLVIIYAAVFTVVEFAYFFYVRHRNRKLRSTLIQFDNISWLVDAMLSVGLLVSFLTALLLTSQGYNEWAVYVDPLILIVLALSMLPPAFKILRPALRDVLGIAPDKLDDKVRQVMDSAKVEHGFDDYSSYVQKHGRARFIEIHVVLPADYPLQGVGQLDALREEISAKLGQADAARWLTISFTGDRKWIA, from the coding sequence GTGAGTAACCGAGGTGAGCAGTCGCTGCTCAAACAATCGACCATCCTGATGTTCGCCGTGGCGATCGCCGGGATCGTTACCGGTTTTGTTTCAGGTGCCCAATCCATCCTGTTCGATGGTTTTTTCTCTTTGATCGCGACCTTCATCAAGGTCCTGATGCTGATCACCGCCAAACTTATCGCCAAAGAAAGTAACCACCGCTTCCAGTTCGGCTATTGGCACCTGGAGCCGATGGTGTTGCTGATCGAAGGCAGTTTCCTGTTCCTGATTGCGATCTACGCCTTCCTTAATGGCGTGTTCGGCATCATCAATGGTGGCCGCGAGATCGAGTTGGGGCTGGTGATCATCTATGCCGCGGTGTTTACCGTGGTCGAGTTCGCCTATTTCTTCTACGTTCGCCATCGCAACCGCAAGCTCAGATCCACGCTGATCCAGTTCGACAACATCAGTTGGCTGGTCGACGCGATGCTCTCGGTCGGGCTGCTGGTGAGTTTCCTCACGGCGCTGCTGCTGACCTCTCAGGGTTACAACGAGTGGGCGGTGTATGTCGACCCGCTGATCCTGATCGTGCTGGCGCTGAGCATGCTGCCCCCGGCGTTCAAGATTCTGCGTCCGGCGCTGCGCGATGTGCTGGGGATTGCCCCGGATAAACTCGACGACAAAGTGCGCCAGGTGATGGACTCGGCGAAGGTCGAGCACGGTTTCGACGACTACAGCTCCTACGTGCAAAAGCACGGGCGGGCGCGGTTTATCGAGATTCACGTGGTGTTGCCGGCGGATTATCCGCTGCAAGGCGTCGGGCAACTGGATGCGTTGCGCGAGGAGATTTCGGCAAAGTTGGGTCAGGCCGATGCGGCGCGTTGGTTGACCATCAGCTTTACCGGGGATCGCAAGTGGATCGCGTGA
- a CDS encoding ABC transporter permease subunit, translating to MDGIFLQQLVNGLTLGSVYGLIAIGYTMVYGIIGMINFAHGEVYMISAYLAAISLALLAYFGIESFPLLMLGTLIFTIIVTAVYGWVIERVAYKPLRNSTRLAPLISAIGISLILQNYAQIAQGAKQQGVPTLLTGAWRVEVGTGFVQLTYTKIFILVAAFAGMALLTYIIKYTKLGRMCRATQQDRKMASILGINTDRVISYVFIIGAAMAALAGVLITMNYGTFDFYAGFIIGIKAFTAAVLGGIGSLPGAMLGGIILGISESLFSGLVNSDYKDVFSFSLLVLVLVFRPQGLLGRPLVSKV from the coding sequence ATGGATGGTATTTTCCTGCAGCAACTGGTCAACGGCCTGACCCTCGGGTCGGTCTACGGCCTGATCGCCATCGGCTACACAATGGTCTACGGCATCATCGGCATGATCAACTTCGCCCACGGCGAGGTTTACATGATCTCCGCTTACCTCGCGGCGATCAGTCTGGCTCTGCTGGCATACTTCGGTATTGAATCCTTCCCGCTGCTGATGCTCGGCACCTTGATCTTCACCATCATCGTCACGGCGGTGTATGGCTGGGTCATCGAACGTGTCGCCTACAAACCCCTGCGCAACTCCACCCGACTGGCACCGCTGATCAGCGCCATCGGTATTTCGCTGATCCTGCAAAACTATGCACAGATCGCCCAGGGCGCCAAGCAACAAGGGGTGCCAACCTTGCTTACCGGGGCGTGGCGCGTCGAGGTCGGCACAGGTTTTGTGCAACTGACCTACACCAAAATCTTCATTCTGGTCGCGGCGTTTGCCGGGATGGCCCTGCTGACCTACATCATCAAATACACCAAGCTCGGCCGCATGTGCCGCGCGACCCAGCAAGATCGCAAGATGGCCTCGATTCTGGGGATCAACACCGATCGGGTGATTTCCTATGTGTTCATCATCGGTGCAGCGATGGCGGCCCTGGCCGGCGTGCTGATCACCATGAACTACGGCACATTCGACTTCTACGCCGGCTTCATCATCGGGATCAAGGCGTTCACCGCAGCGGTACTCGGCGGCATCGGCTCGTTGCCCGGCGCCATGCTCGGCGGGATCATCCTGGGGATTTCCGAGTCGCTGTTCTCCGGTCTGGTGAACTCGGACTACAAAGACGTTTTCAGCTTCTCGCTGCTCGTTCTCGTTCTGGTCTTTCGGCCTCAAGGCCTGCTCGGCCGTCCTCTTGTGTCGAAGGTGTAA
- a CDS encoding SDR family oxidoreductase — protein MSNTLFITGATSGFGEACARRFAEAGWKLVLTGRREERLNALCAELSKQTEVHGLVLDVRDRKAMEEAIANLPPSFAKLRGLINNAGLALGVDPAPKCDLDDWDTMVDTNIKGLMYSTRLLLPRLIAHGRGAGIVNLGSVAGNYPYPGSHVYGASKAFVKQFSVNLRCDLQGTGVRVSNIEPGLCESEFSLVRFAGDKERYDATYAGAEPIQPQDIADTIFWVMNAPAHININSLELMPVSQSWAGFAIERKESKA, from the coding sequence ATGTCCAACACCCTGTTTATCACCGGCGCAACGTCCGGTTTTGGCGAAGCCTGTGCCCGTCGTTTTGCCGAGGCTGGCTGGAAGCTGGTGCTGACGGGCCGTCGTGAAGAACGCCTTAACGCCTTGTGCGCCGAGCTGTCGAAGCAGACCGAAGTGCATGGCCTGGTGCTCGACGTACGCGATCGCAAGGCGATGGAGGAGGCGATTGCCAACCTGCCGCCATCCTTCGCCAAGCTGCGCGGGCTGATCAATAACGCCGGCCTGGCACTGGGCGTGGACCCGGCGCCGAAGTGTGATCTGGACGACTGGGACACCATGGTCGATACCAACATCAAAGGCCTGATGTACAGCACTCGGCTGCTGTTGCCGCGCCTGATTGCCCATGGTCGTGGCGCCGGCATCGTCAACCTCGGCTCGGTCGCCGGCAACTACCCGTATCCGGGCAGCCACGTGTATGGCGCGAGCAAGGCGTTCGTCAAACAGTTCTCGGTGAACCTGCGCTGCGACCTGCAAGGCACTGGCGTACGCGTCAGCAATATCGAGCCGGGCCTGTGCGAGAGCGAGTTTTCGCTGGTGCGTTTTGCCGGTGACAAGGAGCGTTACGACGCCACTTACGCCGGTGCCGAGCCGATCCAGCCGCAGGACATTGCCGACACCATTTTCTGGGTAATGAACGCGCCGGCGCACATCAACATCAACAGCCTGGAGCTGATGCCGGTGAGCCAGAGCTGGGCCGGTTTCGCGATTGAGCGCAAAGAAAGCAAGGCGTAA